From a region of the Candidatus Brocadia sp. genome:
- a CDS encoding putative DNA binding domain-containing protein: MEPTELLEIVGRDEDSNNQFKANFHNVDSLAAEMVAFSNSGGGRIFIGITNDGRITGLTRPDMGRLNQLVSNAASQSVRPPINPQTENVSLPDGLVMVVTIQKGISKPYMDNTGAIWVKSGSDKRRVTSREEIQRMYQNAGLIHGDEVPANGMTIGDLDMDYFRSFFKKQYGESLEEQNLPLNTILENMNLLKDGVLKVAGALLFARRQEFYLPAFCVKCVTYPGDDIHASEYRDSEDITGKLEEVFNRSLGFITRNLRHIQYDQNVNSPGRLEIPKITLEELLTNALVHRDYFVLAPVRIFIFNNRIEIISPGHLPNNLTIENIKKGNSNIRNPILTSFATKILPYRGLGNGIRRAIKEYSDIEFEDDQAGNAFRVIIRRSSDK; this comes from the coding sequence ATGGAACCCACAGAGCTTTTAGAAATCGTTGGCCGTGACGAAGACAGCAATAATCAGTTCAAGGCGAATTTTCATAATGTTGACTCGCTGGCTGCTGAAATGGTTGCCTTTAGCAACAGCGGTGGAGGGCGGATTTTTATAGGCATTACTAATGACGGGAGAATTACAGGATTAACGCGCCCGGATATGGGGCGGCTTAATCAGCTTGTTTCCAATGCGGCTTCGCAGTCTGTACGCCCTCCTATTAATCCCCAGACTGAAAATGTGTCATTACCCGACGGGTTGGTCATGGTGGTTACCATACAGAAGGGTATCAGTAAACCTTATATGGATAATACCGGCGCAATCTGGGTAAAAAGTGGGTCTGATAAACGCAGGGTAACGTCTCGTGAAGAAATACAGCGGATGTATCAAAACGCGGGTCTTATTCATGGAGACGAAGTCCCTGCAAATGGAATGACTATAGGCGATCTGGATATGGATTATTTCCGGAGCTTTTTTAAGAAGCAGTATGGTGAATCTCTTGAGGAACAGAATTTGCCATTGAATACCATTCTTGAAAATATGAATCTTCTGAAGGATGGTGTTCTGAAAGTTGCCGGTGCGCTGCTGTTTGCCAGAAGACAGGAATTTTACCTGCCTGCCTTTTGTGTTAAGTGTGTGACATATCCGGGAGATGATATCCATGCTTCAGAATACCGGGATAGCGAAGATATTACCGGCAAACTGGAGGAAGTATTCAACCGTTCGCTCGGTTTTATTACCAGAAACTTACGCCATATTCAGTATGACCAGAATGTGAACTCACCTGGTAGACTTGAAATTCCGAAAATCACCCTTGAGGAACTGCTAACAAATGCTTTGGTGCACCGTGATTATTTCGTTCTTGCGCCAGTTCGCATTTTCATCTTTAACAATCGCATTGAAATAATCAGTCCGGGGCATCTGCCAAATAACCTAACTATAGAGAATATCAAGAAAGGGAACTCGAATATCAGAAACCCAATCCTGACATCATTTGCAACGAAAATTCTGCCTTATCGTGGTTTAGGAAATGGTATTAGAAGGGCGATAAAGGAGTATAGTGACATCGAATTTGAAGATGACCAAGCGGGAAATGCCTTTAGGGTTATCATTCGCAGGTCATCTGATAAGTAG
- a CDS encoding type II toxin-antitoxin system VapC family toxin, producing MKTFLDTSSLIKLYHQEEGADFVMDALSNDIEEILLSELAVLEFRSALWKKIREKEIEEKVAIEVIQCFQKDRDNFQ from the coding sequence ATGAAGACTTTTCTGGATACTTCTTCTCTCATTAAGCTTTATCATCAGGAAGAAGGGGCTGATTTTGTAATGGATGCCCTTTCCAACGATATCGAAGAAATACTCCTCTCAGAGCTTGCCGTTTTGGAATTCCGTTCTGCCTTATGGAAGAAGATAAGGGAAAAGGAGATAGAGGAGAAGGTAGCCATCGAAGTTATTCAATGTTTCCAAAAAGACAGGGATAACTTCCAATGA